The stretch of DNA CCGGCATCAGGTTTTCGCCTGCCGCATTGGTGACGTTGAAGGTCTCCGCTCCCCACACCATCACCACGAAGGCGAGACCCATCTGCACGATCCCGAGGCCCATCTTGGCCGGGGTCGACGGCTCGATCCCGCGCCGCGCGAGGAACTGCCAGATGCCGACGAAGACCGGGCCGAGCAGGATGATGTAGATCGAGTTGATCGACTGGAAGAAGGTCGTCGGCACGCTGCCGCGATCGACGTGGCGATCGGTAAACAGATTCAATGACCCGCCCGCCTGCTCAAACAGGCCCCAGAACAGCGGCATCAGCAGGATCAGGAAGATCATCGCGAACACCCGGTCGCGCGCGTCCCTGTCGAGCTTGAAGGCTTCGATCAGCACGTAGACCAGAAGGGCGGCACCCGATGCGAGCAGGATCCAGCCGACCGTCTCCTGAAACTGGATCAGCACCCAGATCACCGCAACGCCCGCGAAGCCGACCGCATAGAGCAGCCATTCGAGGTTGAGCCCGGCGACCTTCTGTTTGAGCTTGGCGGGCACCGGCGGCTCGCCATTGCCGCGCAGCAGCGCCTTGCCGGCCACGAACACCACCAGACCCAGCAACATGCCGACACCGGCAAGCCCGAAGCCCAGCGCCCAGCTGACCGTTTCGCCCAGGAAGGCGGCGATCAGCACGCCGCAGGTCGCGCCGAGGTTAATGCCCATGTAGAAGATGGTGTAGGCGCTGTCGCGGCGGATGTCGGTGCGGCTGTAGAGCTGCCCGACCAGCACCGAGATGTTTGCCTTGAGGAAGCCCGAACCGACGATGATCAGCGCCAGCGCCAGCCAGAAGACGTTGAGCGTGGGGTCGTTGCCATAGCCCGATCCGTCACCCTCGAAGGCCATGAAGAAGTGCCCGAGGGTCAGCAGCACCGCACCGAACACCACCGCCTTGCGCTGCCCGAGATAGCGGTCGGCGAGCCAGCCGCCCAGCACCGGGGTCACATAGACCAGCGAGGTGTAGGCCCCGTAGATCAGGTTGGCGCTGCCATCTGAATAGAGCCAGTGCTTGACGAGATAGAGCGTCAGCAGCGCGCGCATGCCGTAATAGGAGAAACGCTCCCACATTTCGGCGAAGAACAGCATGTAGAGGCCCTTGGGGTGTCCCAGAACCTCCTCGCCCGGACGGGTGACGGCCCATGCGCCCCCGATCAGAAAGGCGGCGAGCACGAGAGTGGCCACGGTCGCGGCCCACTCACCGTAACCCCACAGCGAAATATCCATCATGAATTCGATCCCCATCGAATGGTTTGGGGGAGGTGCCTCACCACACCACCGCAATGGGAGCGCACCCTAGCGCCTGTTGCGCGCGTGTGAAGCTTTTGTTGCGCAGGGGCGCAATGCAATGGCTTTGACGCCGACACTGCGGTGCCGACCATTGGCCCGCCAACGGTCGGGCCGCAAGCGCGACCGCGCGCCCGCAGGCGATCCGAAGCGAAGCGTAGGAAACTCGCCGAGGACGGACCCGCGGAGGCGGATCCGCAAGGCAATTGACCGCATGGCTGTATTATGGCACTGATGCACCATGAGCCCCAACGCCAATCGTCCCGTCTATCTTAAGCTGCGTGACCAGATCGCCGCCGCGATCATCGACGGGGTCTATCCGGAGGGCGCGATGCTCCCGTCGGTGCGGGCGCTGGCGGCGGAGCAGGGGGCCAATCCGCTCACCGTCGCCAAGGCCTATCAGCAGTTCCAGAACGATGGCCTCGTCGAAGTGCAGCGCGGTGTCGGCATGTATGTCGTGCGCGGCGCGGCGGAACGGCTGCGTGCGGCCGAGCGCGAGACCTTCCTGCGCGAGGAATGGCCCGAAATCCGCAGCCGGATGCAGCGGCTCGGCCTCGATCCGGCGGAACTCGCTCTTCCGTAGAGGAAATTGCCGCTTACTGACACTTATGCAGGTTGCGCGGTGTGCCGTATTCTGACAATCTGTGCGGGCTCCATGCAGCGGGATTGCATCTTGTGCATGTCTGCGATTAAAGGGGGCCGCCTCACGGGTCGGAGGCGAATTGAACATAACGACGGGGTAACCCGCAATGGGGCGTGATGTGGCGGCGCAACCGTCCATGGGCGCTTGGAGATCGCCATGATCAGATCCGAGTTGTTGCAGGAATTGCACAAGGACAATCCCGACCTTCGTGCCGATGAAATCGAACAGGTCGTGGATATCTTCTTCGACGAAATAGCCCAGCGACTGGCCGAAGGTGGCCGGGTCGAACTGCGCGGCTTCGGTGCCTTTTCGACCCGCGAACGCGAAGCGCGCAGCGGTCGCAACCCGCGCACCGGCGAAACGGTCGACGTGCCCGAAAAGCGCGTGCCCTATTTCAAGGCCGGCAAGGAAATCCGCGAGCGTCTGAATAAGTAAGGGGCGCATCCGCGCCCCTTTCCTCGGCGAGTTTCAGCCGCTGCGCGTCTGATCGCCTGCGGGCGGCCGGTCGGCCTTGCGGCCCGTCCTGCGGCGGGCCGAACCGCCGCGACCTTCAACGTGATGCGCTAGCGCCGGTCGCGCAGCGACCGCGAGCGCACGCGCGCGAGCCGCAGGTGCTCGATCCTGTAAGGATCGAAACGCACCGAGGATGTCCCCGCGGAGGCGGGGACGCAAACAAGCTAAGCCGCCAGCCCCGGTATCGGCAGCACCCGGTCGCGGCCCAGTGACGCGAAGACGAGCTCGGTCAGCCGCTCGGCCCCGCCGCTCAGGCTCATGTCGACCGGCAGCAGGCCCAGTGCGGCCATCTCGCTGGCGGCCTGCGCATCGGGCGCGGCGATGATCCGCGCGATTCCGGGCATCCGCTGCTCGGCCAGCGGCGTCAGCTCGCGCGAGGCTGCGGTGTCGCCCGTCGCCACCACCAGCACCTCGCGCCGCTCCACCCCGATCGCCTCCCAGCTGCGCGGATCGGCGGGGTTGGCGTTGTGGACGTGGTAGCCATCGGCCAGCGCCATCTGGAAGCGATCATGATCGGCATCGATCGCGAGGTAGCCGACATCGCTCGCCGCCAGCGCATCGGCGACCGCACGGCCCGCCGGGGTCATGCCGATGATCAGCACCGGCGCATCGTCGCCCGCCAGCTTGCTGTCGGCCGGGCCCTGCCGCAGCCGTCCGGCGAGCTTGCGGCCGATGTTCGAGATCAGCGGCGTCACCGCAAGGCTGATCGCGATCGCGGTGACCAGCGCCGAGACAAGCCGCGGCTCGGCCAGACCCGCTACGGCGGGCAAAGCGAGCAGCACCAGTGTGAACTCGCTCCCCTGCCCCAGCAGGAAGCCGAGCTGGATCGAGCCCGGCACCGACCAGCGGTTGAGCAGGCCCGCGCCGACGTTGAAGGCGCATTTCAGCGCGATCATCCCAAGGGTCAGCCCCGCCACCAGCCACCAGTCGCGTGCCAGCAGCACAGGGTCGATCGACAAGCCGACCGAGATGAAGAAGAAACTGAGGAACAGCCCGCGAAAGGCGTCGATCTCGGTCTGCACCAGAATGCGGTAGCGCGAATCCGCCACCGCCATCCCGCCGAGGAAGGCTCCGAGCGTCAGCGACAGCCCCGCCATCCCCGTCGCCCACCCGGCGGCGAGCGCGATGAACAGCGCGGTGGCGGTATAGACCTCGGTCGTGCCTGCGCGGGCGATCAGGGCGAACAGCGGCTCGGTGAGGAAGCGGGCGAAGATCACCGCGATCCCGAAGGCGGCGAGCGCCTTGGCCGCGGCAAGCCCCAGCGCCGGGGCCAGATCGCCCCCGCTGGCGAGTGCGCCTGCGGTCACCAGCAGCAGGATCGCGGCGATATCCTGGAAAATCAGGATCGATTGCGCCGCGCGGCCCACCGGGCAATCCTCCTGCCCGCGCTCGCGGATCAGGCCGATCACCACGGCGGTCGAGGACAGGCCCAGCCCGAAGCCCGCGATCACCGCGAAGATCGGCGGCAGGCCGAACAGCCACAGCAGCACGGCAAAGCCACCGCCCGCGATCAGCATCTGCAAGGTGCCGAAGCCGAAGATATTGCCCGCCTCGGCGCGGATTCGCCCGAGCGAGAAATGCAGGCCGAGGTTGAACAGCAGGAACATCACCCCCGCTTCCGCAATCGCGGCGACCAGCGAACCGCTGAAATCCTCCGCCAGCCCGAGGCTCGCCAGACCCAGTCCCAGCCCGAGATAGCCGACTATGGGATTGAGCCGCAGCGCGCGGCTCGCCAGCGCGGCGCCGATGCCGAGGCCCAGCAGCGTGATCGCCGGCTGGATCGTTTCCACCACTTCGCCCGCCATGCCACGCCCCGCTTGCCCTGTGTTGCCAGCTGCGAGATGGGGCATCGCCGTCGGGCTGGCAAGCTCTGGCGCTGCCATGCCATTCTGTGCCAAGGGCAGCAGGGATGCGGGCGTGGCGGAATGGTAGACGCCGGGGACTTAAAATCCCCTGAGCTTTGCTCGTGCGGGTTCGAGTCCCGCCGCCCGTACCATAGGCCCTGCCGCGAGGGATCGCCGCGCCCGGATCGCCCTACGTCATTTGCCCGGGGCCCGTCAGACCACCCGGGCGCGCGCATTATCATCCCCTTAACGCCTTCTGCCTAAGCCTTGGGTGAAGCATGGGACAGTCGCCTCCCATGCATGTCTCGCCAGTGCCAGGACCAGGGGCTGTCGGGTTGGGACAACAGGACATGGAACCAGCACAGCTCAATCAAGGGCTCGAACCGCCGCCAGAACGCCCCGCCGAAATCCTCGGCGAACTTCCCGCAGACGTCGCCAGCGCGGACCAGCGCGCCGCGCCGCGTTTCACCCTGCTGATCCGTGCCGCCAAGCTGGTGTCGGCGCAGGGCGAATTCGTCTGCGTCATCCGCGACGTGTCGGAAACCGGGGTCAGCGTGCGGCTGTTCCATGCCCTGCCGACCTGCACGGACTACGCCCTGCACATGCCCGCTGGCGCGATCTACGAGATCAGCCGCGTTTGGCAGCGCGATAACGAGGCCGGGTTCAGCTTCGACGGTTCGGTCGATGTCGCGAAACTGGTCAACGAATCGAGCGAATATCCCAAGCGCGGCCTGCGGCTTGGCCTGTGCTTCCCGGTCATGGTTCACGGTCTCACCGGCAGTTTCGAGGCGGTGGTGGAGAACCTGTCGCAGCAGGGCGCGCGGATCACCTGCGATGCGCTGCTCTCGATCGACCAGAACGTGCGGATCGTGGTGCCGAGCCTGATGGGCAAGCCGCGCGACGTGCGCGCCAAGGTGCGCTGGCGGCGCGACCGGCACTATGGCGTGGTGTTCGACGACACCTTCACGCTGGGCGAATTCGCCCGGCTGGCGGCGCTGCTCCAGGCTCCGGCGCTGCTCGAGGGGTGAAGCGGCCCGCTCAGGCGGGGACGAATTTCATCGCCACGCCGTTGATGCAGTGGCGCTTGCCTGTGGGCCGCGGGCCATCGTCGAAGATGTGGCCGAGATGCCCGCCGCAGTCGGCGCAGTGCACTTCGGTGCGCGGATAGCCGATCAGGTAATCGGTCGAGGTGCCCACGGCCCCCTTGTCGATCGCCTGCCAGAAGCTCGGCCAGCCGGTGCCGCTGTCGTACTTGTGCGCCGAGGCATAGAGCGCATTGCCGCAGCCCGCGCAGGTGAAGGTGCCTTTGCGTTTTTCCTTGTCGAGCGGCGAGGTGAAGGCGCGCTCCGTGCCCGCCTTGCGCAGCACGTAGTACTGATCCTTGGTCAGCAGCCTGCGCCATTCGGCATCGGACTTGCCCTTGGGAAAGGACTTGGCCTCGGCCGGGGATTCGCCGCAAGCGCTGATGAAGGGCAGCGCGGCACCGATCGCGAGCAGGCGGCGGCGGTCGATCATCGGGGTGGGCATGGAAAACTCCTTTGGTCCTGCCCCTATATACGTTCCGCCCCCGCCCGAAGTTTCAGAATGTCGTGACTTCCACTTCAAGCTTGCGGAAGCCATGGACGAAGTTCGCACGCACCCGCTCGACATCGCCCGCGACGTGGACGCGCATCCGGCGCTTGTGCATTTCCTCTAGCAGCACCTTCAGTTGCAGCTCGGCCAGCCGCGCGCCGACGCAGCGGTGGATGCCGTAGCCGAAGGCGAGGTGCCGCCGCGCGTTCTCGCGCGTGATGTCGAGCTTGTCGGGGTTGTCGAACACCTCCTCGTCGCGGTTGGCGCTGATGTACCACAGCACCACCTTGTCGCCCGCCTTGATGGTCTGGCCGAACACCTCGGTATCCTCGGTGCAGGTGCGGCGCATGTGCGCGAGCGGGGTCTGCATCCGCAGCATTTCCTGCACCGCGTTGGGGATCAGCTCGGGGTGTTCCTCGAAGGCTTTGCGCTGGTCGGGGAACTTGTCCATGGCGTGGATGATCCCGCTCATGGTGTTGCGGGTGGTGTCGTTGCCGCCGACGATCAGCAGCACCAGATTGCCCATGAACTCCTCGGGCCGCATCTGGTTCATCGCGGGCGAATGGATCATCATCGAGATGAGGTCATTGCCCGGCTCCGTGTCCATCGTCCGCTCGATCCACAGCGACTGGAAATAGGCCGCCATTTCCTGAAGGATGCCCCAGTGCATCTCGTCGAGCTCGCGCACCGTGGCGAGTTCGGTGTCGCCCGACCAGTCCGACCAGAAGGTCAGCAAGCGGCGGTCTTCCCACGGAAATCCGAACAGGATCGCGAGCATCCCCGTGGTCAGCTCGATCGAGACCGTGTCGACCCAGTCGAACACTTGCCCGCGCGGCAGCGAATCGAGCAATTCGCCGGTGCGGGCGCGGATTTCCGCTTCCATGTCGGTGATCGCAGTAGGGGTAAACTTGGGTGCGACGGTGCGGCGCTGGCCGGTGTGCTGCGGACGGTCCATCGCGATGAACATCGGCAGCTCGCGGGTTTCGATATTGGCAGCGGCGGCCTCTTCCTCGCTCAACCGGTTGAGGATGGTGATTCCGCCATGCTCCCAGCTCGACGAGAATGTTTCGGGCAGAGCCTCGATATGCTGGATCGCCTTGTGGCCGACCACCGCCCAATAGGGGCCGAACGGGCTTTCGGGGATATAGTGCAGCGGGCCGGCCTTGCGCATTTCCGCAAAGATCGGCTGCCAGCGATCCTCGAAATAGATGTCCGAACGGCTGACATCCCACTTGTGCGGATGGTTGGGGCGCTCTTCGGGATGGCTCTCGAAATGGGCTTTGAGGGCCTCGTAAGAGGTCGGTTCGCGGCGCACCTGGGGGCGCTGCGGCGGGGCGATGGTGGCCATGTCTGTCTCCCGTCAGGCCGCCTCTGGGACGGGCGGCTCTGCTCCGAGTCGCATCCTGCCCTAACTGACAGGCTTGTCAATAGTCGGTTGCGAATGGAGACTGATCACGCCGCCAGCCGCGCGCCCTTCTTGCTCTTGTCGCGCCCGGCGCCGCCCGACTTCATCACCCGCTTGCGGAACAGCAGCGAGCCGCCCTTGACGATCAGCACCACCGCACCCGCCTGCCAGGCGAGCGCTGCGGCGTGAGTCCAGATCTCGGGCTCCATCGCCGCGCGCGCCAGCATCGCGAAGGGCGAGGACAGCGGGAAGGCGATCGCGGCCAGCTCCAGCGAAGAGCCCGGCTGCTTGATCGTATAGGCGGCGAGGAAGAACACCATCAGCTGCATCATCGTCACAGGCATCGACAGCGTCTGTACCTCGCGCACCGAGGTCGCCATCGAACCGATCGTCAGGAACAGTGCGCCCAGCAAGAGATAGGCCATCGCGAAATAGAGCACGCCCAGCATCACGAACAGCGGCCAGCCGACCGCAGGCGCGGGCAGGTTGGCGAGATCGAAGCCGGTCACCTGCGTGATCGCATCGCCGCCCAGCGCCCACAGGCCCCAGGCGACCGAGCCCCACACCGCAATGCCCACGAAGGACACCGCCAGCATCGCAAACAGCTTGCCCATGAACACCGCGTCCATCGGGATCGCCGCGGCGAGAATCTCGATGATCTTGTTGGCCTTCTCCTCGACGAGGTTGGAGAGCACCATGCCCGCCAGCAGCATCGTCAGCAGGAACAGGAGCATCTGCGCGATCTGCGCGGTCTGGATGCGGGTGGTGCGTTCCGAAGCCGCGCTGGTGGCGACGATCTCGGCATTGACGGGCGGGAAGCTGGCGGGCTCCGCGCTCATCGCTTCGGCGGCGACGAGGCCGATTGGGCCCTGCCAGCGGCGCAATTGCCCCTCGGTGCCGACCAGCGTCGGCGCGGCCGGGGTGCCGGTGAGGATCGCGGCGTAGTTGCCGCGCCGCGCCTCCATGAAGGCGCGCGCGTCGAAGGCCGGGTCGCTCTCGGCCTCGGGCACGGGGCGCAGCATCGGCATGGCGCCGCCCAGCTGCGGGGCGAGCCGGTCGCGCGCCGCCACCATCGCGGCGTTGTCCGCAGGGCTGAGCGCGAGGCCGACCTCGATGCTCACCGCCTCGCGCTGCACCTCGCCGCCGATGCTGCCGGCAAGCCCGCCGACGATCACCGGGAACAGCGGGCCGAGCAGGAAGAACAGAAAGGCGCGGGAGAACAGCACCGCGACGAAATCGCGCCGGGCGATCACCCAAGCGGCTTCGAGCGCGGAAAGGCGGGGGCGCAGGGCGGGCGCGCTCATGCGGCGGCTCCTTCGTTGTCGGCTTGCAACTGGCGCGCGGCGGCCTCGCCCGCGATGGCGACGAAGGCATCGTGCAGGCCCGCGCGCTCGATCGAAAGCGAGAGGATGCCCGCCTCACCGTCGATCAGGCCCTTGAGCAGCGGCTCGATCCCGCTTTCGGGGAGCGGGAAGTGGAAGAAATCGCCATTGCGGCGGGTCTCGGGCGGGAGCAGCGCCAGCCACCCGCCCTCGCGCGCGCGGGTCTCCAGCCGCACCTGCGCCGGGATACGGTCGCGCGCCGCTTCGACCGATCCGGCATAGGGCACCTTGCCCCCGGCGATGATGGCGACACCTTCGCACAACCGCTCGGCATGGTGGATCACGTGGGTCGAAAAGATCACCGTCACCCCGTCATCCGCCAGCGCGCGGATCATCAGTTCGAGCTTGCCCTGGTTGATCGCGTCTAGCCCTGAGAAGGGCTCGTCCAGCACCACCAGCCGGGGCTTGTGCACCAGCGTGCCGAGCAGCTGGACGGTCTGCGCCATGCCCTTGGACAGCTGGCGGATCTGGCGATCGGCGGCATGGGCAAGGCCGTGGCGCTCGAGCAGTTCCACCGCGCGCTTGCGCCCTTCCTTGAGCGAGAGGCCGCGCAGCGCGCCCATGAAGGCGATCGCCTCGATGCACTTCATGGCGGGGTAGAGCCCGCGCTCTTCGGGAAGGTAGCCGATCAACCGGCCGATATCGTGCGGGCGATCATGCCCAAACACCCGGCGCACGCCCGCGTCGGGGTCGATGATGCCGAGCAGCATCCGCAAGGTCGTGGTCTTGCCTGCGCCGTTCGGGCCGAGAATACCGTAGATCGCGCCTTCGGGCACGGCGATGTCCACGCCATCGACCGCGCGGGTGCCGTCGAAGCTCTTGACCAGCCCGTGCGCCTCGATGGCGAGGGGGCGGGCGTCCCGGGGCACTGCGATGGAGCCCTGCTGCCGATTGCCCGTGGTGTCGTGATCGCTTACCGCCATATCCATAGCCTTAGGCCCATAGGCATCAGGATTAAACGGGAGCCCTTCCGAATATGGTTAACGCGCCCGCAAACCTTGCCGAGCGGATCGCCGAGCGCGCGCTGGGCGAGGGCTTTGCGGCCTGCGGTTTCGCGAGCGCGGGGGAGGACCCGCTGCGCGCCGGGCGGCTCGAACAATGGCTGGGCGAGGGGCACCACGGGTCGATGGAGTGGATGGCGGCCCGCGCGGCGGAGCGCCGCTCCCCGCAGGGCCTGTGGCCCGCAGCGAAGAGCGTGATCGCGCTGGGGATGTCCTATGCTCCCGCCCACGATCCGCTGGCGCTGGAGGGCTCGCCCGATCATGCGCGCATTTCGGTCTACGCACAGGGCCGCGACTATCACGATGTGGTGAAGAAGCGTTTGAAAGCGCTCGCCCGCTGGCTGGTGGCGGAGGTGCCGGGGGCGGAGGTCAAGGTCTTCGTCGACACCGCACCGGTGATGGAAAAACCGCTGGGCGAGGCGGCGGGGATCGGCTGGCAGGGCAAACACACCAACATGGTCAGCCCCACCCACGGCAGCTGGCTGTTTCTGGGGGCGATCTACACGACGCTCGAGCTTGCCTCGGCCGCGCCGCACCGCGACCAGTGCGGCAGCTGCCGTGCCTGTCTCGATGCCTGCCCGACCGACGCCTTCCCCGCGCCCTACCGCCTCGATGCGCGGCGCTGCATTTCCTACCTCACCATCGAGCACAAGGGGCCGGTCGACGAGGAATTCCGCGCCGCATTGGGCAACCGCATCTACGGCTGCGACGATTGCCTCGCGGTGTGCCCCTGGAACAAGTTTGCCTCCGCAGCGCAGGCGATGAAGGAATTCCTCCCCCGCGCCGAACTGGTCGCACCGCGATTGGAGGAGTTGCTGGCGCTCGACGATGCGGGATTCCGGGCCCTGTTCTCGGGCTCCCCGATCAAGCGCATCGGGCGCGACCGCTTCATCCGCAATTGCCTCTACGCGGCGGGCAATAGCGGCAACGCGGCATTGATCGCGCAGGTCGGCGCGTTAACCGCCGATCCCGATCCGGTGGTGGCCGATGCGGCACGGTGGGCACTGGGGCGGCTCAGATCAGATCCTTGAGCGGCACTTCGGGATCGGCCAGCAGCGCCGGGTCGATCCGCCCGCAGCCGCTCTCCAGCAGTTTCCGCCCCTGCACATAGTCCTTCATCGTCCCCACGCAGTCGAAGGCGATCGGCACCCCGGCCTTGAGGTAGGCCACGGTGAACTTGCGCGTCGCCGGATCGCCGCGCAGCACGGTCTGGTCGAAGCCGAGGCTGAGTCCCGCCGTCTGGAGCTTCAGGTCATACTGGTTCGACCAGAACCACGGCAGCGCGTGATAGGGCTGCTTGTCGCCCATGATCGCCTTGGCGACGGTGTTCGCCATGTCGTGTGCGTTCTGCACCGATTCGAGCCGGATCACCGCCCCGTCGGCGAAGGGGTTGGCGTGGGCGGCGCAGTCACCGATGGCGTAAACGTCATCGAGCGTGGTGCGGCAGAACTCGTCGACATCCACCCCGCTCGATCCAGCAGCGCCCGCCGCGATCAGCGGGGCGACCGCGGGGACGATGCCGATGCCGACCACGACCATGTCGCAGGGCACTTCCTCGCCGCTGTCGAGCTTGACGCCGGTAACGCGCCCCGCGTCCTCCCCGCACACCGCCTGCACCCCGGTTTCGAGCCGCACGTCGACCCCCTGCCGCCGGTGTTCTTCGGCATAGAAGGCCGAGAGCTCCTCACCCGCCACGCGCGCCAGCAGACGGGGGAGCATTTCGACCAGCACCACCTCGCAGCCGAGCTTGCGCAGCACCGCCGCCGCCTCGAGCCCGATATAGCCCCCGCCGATCACCACCGCGCGCTTCGCTCCGCCCGAGAGCGCCTCCATCATCGCATCGGCATCGGCCTTGTCGCGGACGTAGAACACGCCGGGCAGCACCGCGCCGGGCACCGGCAGGCGGCGCGGATCGCCGCCGCCCGACCAGATCAGCTTGCGATAGGTGACCTCGCCGCCGTCCGACAGCGTCAGGCGGTGATGCTGCGGTTCGATTCCCGTCACCGCCGCGCCCAATCGCAGGTCGATGCCCTTGTCGGCCCAGAACGCCTCGGGCCGGATCATGATCCGCTCGAACCCCTTGTCGCCGGCGAGATATTCCTTCGACAGCGGCGGACGCTCGTAAGGCGGCGCCTTGTCGCGCCCGATCATCAGGATCGTCTCCGCGTGCCCGTGCTGGCGCAGGGCAATCGCCGCCTGCGCCCCGCCGTGACCGGTGCCGACGATCACGACGTCTGCGTGTTGGGTTGTCGATGCCATGCCTTGCTATGCCCCTCCGGCGGTTTGCGGCCTTTGACTTGCCGCAAATTGCCGGGGGGTCAAGTTGGTGGAATGATGGAGCGTGCCTGCGATGGGGTGCGCTCAACGCTCCAGCAGATTGCGCGCCTGCGCGGCGATCTGGGCGAGCATCGTCGCGCCAACCGGCGGCCGGGCCTGCGCGCGGGCGATCAGCTTGCGGAACTGCGCCACGCCTTCGGCATTGCGCGCCGCCCATTCGGCGACGCTGCCGCGCGGGTCTTCCTTGCCGCCCTTGCGGCGCATCAACCGGCGCAGGAACTCGATCCGCATCTGCTGGAAATCGCGCGCGAGGCCGGAGACCAGCAGCCGCTCCCACACGTCGGACGGGCTCATGTGCGCCGCCGTGCCCTGCGCCCAGTCGAGCCCCAGCCGGGTGCCGATATCGGTGAAGGCGTGGGTCAGCAGCTTGGCCTCGATCCCGCTGGCGAGCGCGGCTTGCGCCAGGCCCACCGCGCCGTCGAAATCGAACAGGTTGGCGACCCGCGCCGCCAGCGCCTCGGGCGCGCCCTGCGCCATGAAACTGCGGCGCAGCTCCATCGAGCGGGCGCGCGGTTCCTCGGTCAGCAGCTCTTCGCGGGCCCCCACCAGCGCGGTGACGTCGGTCTGCAATTCGCCGATCATCGCACCCGCATCGACCTTGCCCGCCGCGGTGCGCAACACGTCGCTCATCAGATTGCCCACCGCCGCGGCGAGGCGATCGAACAGCGCGAGGCGCGCCGCTTCGGGAATCGCGGCGTGATCGAGCTCGTGCCACAGCGGTTCGAGCCCGAACAGGTTCTCCGCCACCACGAAAGCCGCGGCGACTTCGGCCAGCCCCACGCCCTCCTCCTCCGCGAGTTCGAAGGGGTGGACGATGCCGAGCCGGTTGACGATGCGGTTCGACAGGCTGGTCGCGATCATCTCGCGCCGCAGCCGGTGGCCGCGGATCTCGGCGGCATAGGCCTTGCGCATCGGCGCGGGGAAACGCGCCAGCAGCACCGGCTCCAGCACCGGATCGTCGGGCAGGTCGCTCGCCTCGATCGCGGCCTGCAAGGCCAGCTTGGCTGAGGACAGCAGCACCGCCAGCTCGGGCCGGGTCAGGCCCTGCCCGTCGGCGGCGCGGCGGCTCAGCGTCTCGCCATCGGCGAGGCCTTCGGTGCGGCGGTCGAATTCGCTGATGTCCTCCAGCCGCTCGATCAGCCGGACATAGGCCGGCGTCGCCCCCGGCCCGCCGCTTTCCGCGACCGAGAGGGCCAGCGCCTGCAAGCGGTTGTCCTCAAGCACCAGCGCGGCAACTTCGTCGGTCATGCTGGCGAGCAGGGTGTTGCGCTTTTTCTCCGAAAGCTTGCCCGACGCGGTGGCGGCGGCGAGCGCGATCTTGATGTTGACCTCGTTGTCCGAGCAATCGACCCCGGCGGAGTTGTCGATGAAGTCGGTGTTGATGCGCCCGCCGTTCAGCGAGAAGGCGATGCG from Porphyrobacter sp. YT40 encodes:
- a CDS encoding GntR family transcriptional regulator; the protein is MSPNANRPVYLKLRDQIAAAIIDGVYPEGAMLPSVRALAAEQGANPLTVAKAYQQFQNDGLVEVQRGVGMYVVRGAAERLRAAERETFLREEWPEIRSRMQRLGLDPAELALP
- a CDS encoding PilZ domain-containing protein translates to MEPAQLNQGLEPPPERPAEILGELPADVASADQRAAPRFTLLIRAAKLVSAQGEFVCVIRDVSETGVSVRLFHALPTCTDYALHMPAGAIYEISRVWQRDNEAGFSFDGSVDVAKLVNESSEYPKRGLRLGLCFPVMVHGLTGSFEAVVENLSQQGARITCDALLSIDQNVRIVVPSLMGKPRDVRAKVRWRRDRHYGVVFDDTFTLGEFARLAALLQAPALLEG
- a CDS encoding cytochrome P450 codes for the protein MATIAPPQRPQVRREPTSYEALKAHFESHPEERPNHPHKWDVSRSDIYFEDRWQPIFAEMRKAGPLHYIPESPFGPYWAVVGHKAIQHIEALPETFSSSWEHGGITILNRLSEEEAAAANIETRELPMFIAMDRPQHTGQRRTVAPKFTPTAITDMEAEIRARTGELLDSLPRGQVFDWVDTVSIELTTGMLAILFGFPWEDRRLLTFWSDWSGDTELATVRELDEMHWGILQEMAAYFQSLWIERTMDTEPGNDLISMMIHSPAMNQMRPEEFMGNLVLLIVGGNDTTRNTMSGIIHAMDKFPDQRKAFEEHPELIPNAVQEMLRMQTPLAHMRRTCTEDTEVFGQTIKAGDKVVLWYISANRDEEVFDNPDKLDITRENARRHLAFGYGIHRCVGARLAELQLKVLLEEMHKRRMRVHVAGDVERVRANFVHGFRKLEVEVTTF
- the msrB gene encoding peptide-methionine (R)-S-oxide reductase MsrB; protein product: MPTPMIDRRRLLAIGAALPFISACGESPAEAKSFPKGKSDAEWRRLLTKDQYYVLRKAGTERAFTSPLDKEKRKGTFTCAGCGNALYASAHKYDSGTGWPSFWQAIDKGAVGTSTDYLIGYPRTEVHCADCGGHLGHIFDDGPRPTGKRHCINGVAMKFVPA
- a CDS encoding peptide MFS transporter → MMDISLWGYGEWAATVATLVLAAFLIGGAWAVTRPGEEVLGHPKGLYMLFFAEMWERFSYYGMRALLTLYLVKHWLYSDGSANLIYGAYTSLVYVTPVLGGWLADRYLGQRKAVVFGAVLLTLGHFFMAFEGDGSGYGNDPTLNVFWLALALIIVGSGFLKANISVLVGQLYSRTDIRRDSAYTIFYMGINLGATCGVLIAAFLGETVSWALGFGLAGVGMLLGLVVFVAGKALLRGNGEPPVPAKLKQKVAGLNLEWLLYAVGFAGVAVIWVLIQFQETVGWILLASGAALLVYVLIEAFKLDRDARDRVFAMIFLILLMPLFWGLFEQAGGSLNLFTDRHVDRGSVPTTFFQSINSIYIILLGPVFVGIWQFLARRGIEPSTPAKMGLGIVQMGLAFVVMVWGAETFNVTNAAGENLMPVLFLFIFYLLATTGELCLSPVGLSAINRLSARHMASLMMAAFFFGTAGGNFVAGFMGSLMGEGEGGNMTREGALEAYWTMGLVATGIGVVIVLVSPLVKKLMHLDTLRDDNVGDNLDGQAQAGLENQEAGIHPATRPAE
- a CDS encoding integration host factor subunit beta, which produces MIRSELLQELHKDNPDLRADEIEQVVDIFFDEIAQRLAEGGRVELRGFGAFSTREREARSGRNPRTGETVDVPEKRVPYFKAGKEIRERLNK
- a CDS encoding cation:proton antiporter; translation: MPHLAAGNTGQAGRGMAGEVVETIQPAITLLGLGIGAALASRALRLNPIVGYLGLGLGLASLGLAEDFSGSLVAAIAEAGVMFLLFNLGLHFSLGRIRAEAGNIFGFGTLQMLIAGGGFAVLLWLFGLPPIFAVIAGFGLGLSSTAVVIGLIRERGQEDCPVGRAAQSILIFQDIAAILLLVTAGALASGGDLAPALGLAAAKALAAFGIAVIFARFLTEPLFALIARAGTTEVYTATALFIALAAGWATGMAGLSLTLGAFLGGMAVADSRYRILVQTEIDAFRGLFLSFFFISVGLSIDPVLLARDWWLVAGLTLGMIALKCAFNVGAGLLNRWSVPGSIQLGFLLGQGSEFTLVLLALPAVAGLAEPRLVSALVTAIAISLAVTPLISNIGRKLAGRLRQGPADSKLAGDDAPVLIIGMTPAGRAVADALAASDVGYLAIDADHDRFQMALADGYHVHNANPADPRSWEAIGVERREVLVVATGDTAASRELTPLAEQRMPGIARIIAAPDAQAASEMAALGLLPVDMSLSGGAERLTELVFASLGRDRVLPIPGLAA